One segment of Thioflexithrix psekupsensis DNA contains the following:
- a CDS encoding SH3 domain-containing protein — protein MSAVIRFFSVLLLSGWVVSSGAAPIPALPPEPPTLNELGYQTDTHHRLTIVSGARVRSQANNQSGVVATLTLGTTMKQIGRTAQPSALGDSKHYWYQVELDNQRRGWIFGSLTLPYHPSQHLEIYRKLVEERMGQSLSFADQMELTRLLQKLIAEIHEGDTPPKSLLAELQLAYLKSIQKTLDVYNQLSPTQRRQNPYSAWLRHLEQTAKEVIFFDEISARQLVKNEAFWELYEANPRMNQLSDHIAWTAANHPIGGECEGDLNCYFSYQLNSGLLRYLKHFPNSSYQQQALDTLLMETNPKDAYWSASDASELTQQLAQMTAILSQIDTPASTRLLAQLRRLSKS, from the coding sequence ATGTCAGCAGTTATACGTTTTTTTAGTGTTCTTCTCCTCAGTGGATGGGTTGTGTCAAGTGGTGCAGCTCCGATTCCCGCTCTGCCGCCCGAGCCGCCCACACTCAACGAATTGGGCTACCAAACCGACACCCACCACCGTCTCACCATTGTGTCGGGAGCCAGAGTGCGCAGCCAAGCCAACAACCAAAGCGGTGTCGTGGCAACCCTAACCTTGGGGACAACCATGAAACAAATTGGCCGCACAGCCCAACCCAGTGCGTTAGGCGACAGTAAACATTATTGGTATCAAGTGGAGTTAGACAATCAACGCCGTGGCTGGATTTTTGGTAGTCTGACTTTGCCTTATCATCCTTCACAACACCTTGAAATTTACCGTAAATTAGTGGAAGAACGCATGGGGCAATCCCTCAGTTTTGCCGATCAAATGGAATTAACGCGCCTGTTACAAAAACTGATTGCCGAAATTCACGAAGGCGATACCCCGCCCAAATCTCTATTAGCCGAGTTGCAATTGGCTTATTTAAAATCCATTCAAAAAACCCTAGATGTTTACAATCAATTATCCCCCACACAACGTCGTCAAAATCCCTATTCAGCGTGGTTACGCCATTTGGAACAAACCGCTAAAGAAGTCATTTTTTTTGACGAAATTAGCGCACGTCAATTGGTGAAAAATGAGGCGTTTTGGGAATTGTACGAAGCAAATCCACGCATGAATCAACTCAGTGACCACATCGCATGGACAGCCGCGAATCACCCTATCGGGGGAGAATGTGAAGGGGATTTAAACTGTTATTTTAGCTATCAATTAAACAGCGGTTTATTGCGTTATTTAAAACATTTTCCCAACAGCAGTTATCAACAACAAGCCCTTGACACTTTATTAATGGAAACAAATCCCAAAGATGCTTATTGGTCAGCCAGCGATGCCAGCGAATTAACGCAGCAATTGGCGCAAATGACTGCTATTTTAAGTCAAATTGACACCCCGGCATCGACTCGCTTACTGGCACAATTACGTCGTTTATCCAAAAGTTAA
- a CDS encoding quinone oxidoreductase family protein — MAHAIRIHKTGGTEVLQWEEIEVGQPAARQLRLKQTAIGLNFIDIYFRTGLYRAAQLPFIPGMEAAGVVAEVGADVTEFAVGDRVAYAPIMGAYTQERLIDADKVVKLPDTITDEVAAAIMLKGMTAYYLLRQTYCVKPGDTILIHAAAGGVGLLVCQWAKHLGATVIGTVGNEAKAALAKANGCDYPIVYTKEDFVQRVKTLTDGRGVAVVYDSVGKDTFMASLDCLRPLGMMVSFGQASGAVDPLELSVLSQKGSLFLTRPTLMDYTATHSQLVTCANGLFEALAQGALSIAIPQRFALADAAHAHAALESRQTTGATLLLP; from the coding sequence ATGGCACACGCAATTCGTATTCACAAAACGGGCGGCACTGAGGTCTTACAATGGGAAGAGATCGAAGTCGGACAACCCGCCGCTAGACAATTACGCTTAAAACAAACGGCGATTGGGTTGAATTTTATTGATATTTACTTTCGCACGGGCTTGTATCGGGCGGCGCAATTGCCTTTTATACCGGGTATGGAAGCTGCCGGTGTCGTGGCCGAAGTGGGCGCGGATGTGACGGAGTTTGCTGTTGGGGATCGCGTGGCTTACGCGCCGATCATGGGCGCGTATACGCAAGAACGGCTGATTGATGCCGATAAAGTGGTGAAATTACCCGATACGATCACTGACGAAGTCGCCGCCGCTATCATGCTTAAAGGCATGACCGCGTACTATTTATTACGGCAAACGTATTGCGTAAAACCGGGTGACACCATTTTAATTCATGCCGCCGCGGGCGGGGTAGGTTTACTGGTTTGTCAATGGGCGAAACACTTAGGCGCAACGGTGATCGGTACTGTGGGCAATGAAGCGAAAGCCGCATTGGCTAAAGCCAACGGTTGTGATTATCCTATTGTTTATACTAAAGAAGATTTTGTACAGCGCGTGAAAACCTTGACGGATGGCCGCGGTGTTGCTGTCGTTTACGATTCGGTAGGCAAAGACACTTTTATGGCTTCTTTGGATTGTTTACGTCCTTTGGGGATGATGGTGAGTTTCGGACAAGCCAGTGGTGCGGTTGATCCGTTGGAATTAAGCGTGTTGAGCCAAAAAGGTTCGCTTTTCCTCACGCGCCCCACTTTAATGGATTACACTGCGACCCATTCCCAACTGGTGACTTGTGCCAACGGTTTATTTGAAGCGTTGGCGCAAGGTGCGTTGAGCATTGCCATCCCTCAGCGTTTTGCATTGGCTGACGCAGCCCACGCCCACGCCGCGTTAGAAAGTCGCCAAACGACGGGCGCAACGTTGTTATTGCCGTAG